In Gammaproteobacteria bacterium, a single genomic region encodes these proteins:
- a CDS encoding acetyl-CoA carboxylase carboxyltransferase subunit alpha, producing the protein MNMNFLEFERPIAELEEKINELRHVASNEDEINIGEEIAKLEEKSQKLTESIFSSLTAWQVAQLARHPQRAYTLDYAQSIFTDFQELRGDRAFADDPAIVGGPARLDGRPVMIIGHQKGRDTKEKIRRNFGMPRPEGYRKALRLMKMAERFNLPILTFIDTPGAYPGVGAEERGQSEAIARNLFEMSGLKTPIICTVIGEGGSGGALAVGVGDRVLMLEHSIYSVISPEGCASILWKSAEKAADAAEALGITSRRLKELKLIDEIIQEPLGGVHRNVDATAADIKQALLANLAALDTLDTDTLLAQRRQRLMNIGTFKES; encoded by the coding sequence ATGAATATGAATTTTTTGGAATTTGAACGGCCTATTGCTGAGCTAGAAGAAAAAATCAACGAGCTACGTCATGTCGCAAGCAATGAAGATGAAATTAATATTGGCGAAGAAATTGCCAAGCTAGAAGAAAAAAGCCAAAAACTGACAGAGTCGATATTTTCTTCATTAACAGCCTGGCAGGTAGCACAGTTAGCGCGGCATCCACAACGCGCCTATACCCTGGACTATGCGCAAAGTATATTTACTGACTTTCAAGAGTTGCGTGGTGATCGTGCCTTTGCGGATGACCCGGCAATTGTGGGTGGCCCTGCGCGCCTCGATGGTCGTCCAGTGATGATTATCGGCCATCAAAAAGGCCGTGATACCAAAGAAAAAATACGCCGTAATTTTGGTATGCCAAGGCCAGAAGGTTATCGTAAAGCCCTGCGTTTAATGAAAATGGCAGAACGCTTTAATTTGCCAATACTCACCTTTATAGACACCCCGGGCGCCTATCCAGGGGTGGGTGCTGAAGAGCGCGGCCAAAGTGAAGCCATCGCGCGTAATTTATTTGAGATGTCGGGTTTAAAAACACCAATAATTTGTACCGTTATTGGTGAAGGTGGTTCAGGTGGTGCTTTGGCCGTAGGTGTTGGTGACCGCGTACTGATGCTAGAGCACAGTATCTACTCTGTCATCTCACCGGAAGGCTGTGCATCGATTTTATGGAAGAGCGCAGAAAAAGCAGCTGATGCAGCAGAAGCCTTAGGCATTACTTCACGACGATTAAAAGAACTCAAATTGATTGACGAAATCATTCAAGAACCCTTAGGCGGCGTGCATCGTAATGTCGATGCGACAGCTGCGGATATTAAGCAAGCCTTGTTAGCTAACCTGGCCGCATTAGATACACTGGATACTGACACCTTATTAGCACAGCGTCGTCAGCGTTTAATGAATATCGGTACGTTCAAAGAAAGCTAG